A single Streptomyces sp. 2114.4 DNA region contains:
- a CDS encoding 2OG-Fe dioxygenase family protein — protein MDESAERFQDPAQSTVFQECPPAVAAARESLASTGVHLLPAATVKAHFGTGEEEWTRFATHWEDLSQDRYASARGTCRLRRYGQFSVTPATGELTQLPHTPFVQPDRSNPLYVDVDRHFDPLTDAFAADPLLRSVVTLLGDVAGALDSAACWIAKVHPFRVVARAGGEGQPTPEGRHRDGVTLVSSLLVGRNNATGGRSSVFTPEGPELVSATLDEPASLLLSDDRHTLHGVSPIRPLDASRPARRDVLVTTLTPACR, from the coding sequence ATGGACGAGAGTGCTGAAAGGTTCCAGGATCCGGCGCAGAGCACGGTCTTTCAGGAGTGTCCGCCCGCCGTGGCGGCGGCGCGCGAGTCCTTGGCCTCGACCGGCGTCCACCTCCTCCCCGCAGCCACCGTGAAGGCACACTTCGGCACCGGGGAGGAGGAGTGGACGCGTTTCGCCACGCACTGGGAAGACCTTTCCCAGGACCGGTACGCCTCCGCACGCGGCACCTGCCGGCTGCGCCGCTACGGACAGTTCTCGGTCACCCCCGCCACCGGTGAGCTGACCCAATTGCCTCACACCCCGTTCGTGCAGCCGGACCGCAGCAACCCCCTCTACGTGGACGTCGACCGTCACTTCGACCCGCTGACCGACGCCTTTGCGGCGGACCCGCTCCTGCGCTCGGTCGTGACGCTCCTCGGGGACGTCGCGGGCGCCCTGGACTCCGCCGCATGCTGGATCGCGAAGGTGCATCCGTTCCGGGTCGTCGCCAGGGCCGGCGGTGAAGGGCAGCCGACTCCGGAGGGCCGGCACCGCGACGGAGTGACCCTGGTCTCTTCACTGCTCGTCGGCCGCAACAATGCGACCGGGGGCCGGAGCTCCGTCTTCACTCCGGAAGGGCCCGAACTGGTTTCGGCCACTCTGGATGAGCCCGCGAGCCTGCTGCTGTCGGACGATCGCCACACCTTGCACGGCGTGTCACCCATCCGCCCGTTGGATGCGTCCCGGCCCGCGCGCCGGGATGTGCTGGTCACCACGCTCACGCCGGCCTGCCGGTGA
- a CDS encoding alpha/beta fold hydrolase — protein MSAPTLVVAPTGDRLVLPESSYRLAAGIPGAQLIELPGAAHVLSTADRATWLRHVREFLAALPTTSA, from the coding sequence GTGTCCGCCCCCACCCTGGTGGTGGCGCCGACCGGCGACCGACTTGTGCTGCCCGAGAGCTCGTACCGCCTGGCGGCCGGCATCCCGGGTGCCCAGCTGATCGAACTGCCCGGCGCCGCCCACGTCCTGAGCACGGCAGACCGAGCGACCTGGCTGCGCCACGTCCGCGAGTTCCTCGCCGCTCTGCCCACCACGTCAGCGTGA
- a CDS encoding glutamate--cysteine ligase, with translation MEEEFFLIDPGSRAVASLGSRVVARARNAVGDLVSGEFDECQVEVKTPPRREGADLYDELVAVRGAAAAAAQAEGLGICASGTPVIGREGPAIVGDHPRYRAGLGQFGTLLEGFAICAAHVHVHMPDREVAVLVGNHLRPWLPLLVAMSANSPYLDGRDMGYASWRTAIRGRFPALGPPPYVESLDHYQRLAAALQESEAMLDANIPFWDVRPNPRFPTLEIRVMDVPAEAADTVGLAVLIRALVVTAGGSVERGHTGPEACGELVRAAYWRTARDGWSGKGLDALTGRMLPCSVQAARLVEHVRPALERHGDFDRAVAFLRRLAERGCGAQRQRASWRRRAVLADVVDDLERLTFGEESHREGAHRDASPAGRRERGDQHIPARGPGRIQRADG, from the coding sequence GTGGAGGAAGAGTTCTTTCTCATCGATCCAGGCAGCCGGGCGGTGGCATCGCTGGGCAGCCGGGTGGTGGCGCGTGCCCGGAACGCGGTGGGGGACCTCGTTTCGGGGGAATTCGACGAGTGTCAGGTCGAGGTGAAAACGCCTCCCCGCCGGGAGGGCGCTGACCTGTACGACGAGCTGGTCGCCGTACGAGGGGCCGCCGCAGCAGCCGCGCAGGCCGAAGGGCTCGGTATCTGCGCTTCCGGTACACCCGTCATTGGGCGCGAGGGCCCGGCAATCGTGGGGGACCATCCGCGCTACCGGGCCGGCCTGGGCCAGTTCGGGACCTTGCTCGAGGGATTCGCCATCTGCGCCGCGCACGTCCACGTGCACATGCCCGACCGAGAAGTGGCTGTGCTGGTCGGCAATCACCTGCGGCCGTGGCTGCCGCTGCTCGTGGCGATGAGTGCCAACTCGCCTTACCTCGACGGGCGTGACATGGGGTATGCCAGCTGGCGCACCGCTATCAGAGGCCGCTTCCCAGCCCTGGGCCCCCCGCCGTACGTCGAGTCCTTGGACCACTACCAGAGGCTTGCCGCCGCCCTGCAGGAGTCCGAGGCGATGCTGGATGCCAACATCCCCTTCTGGGACGTGCGACCCAATCCCCGGTTCCCCACGCTGGAGATCCGGGTCATGGATGTCCCGGCGGAGGCGGCCGACACCGTCGGCCTGGCGGTGCTGATCCGGGCACTCGTGGTGACGGCCGGCGGGTCGGTAGAGCGCGGCCACACCGGCCCCGAGGCCTGTGGCGAACTGGTGCGCGCCGCCTACTGGCGAACCGCGCGCGACGGGTGGTCCGGCAAGGGGCTCGATGCACTGACGGGCCGGATGTTGCCCTGCTCCGTGCAGGCCGCCCGGCTCGTCGAGCATGTCCGCCCCGCGCTGGAGCGGCACGGGGATTTCGACCGAGCCGTCGCCTTCCTGCGCCGCCTTGCCGAGCGGGGCTGTGGAGCTCAGCGTCAGCGGGCCTCGTGGCGCCGTCGTGCAGTCCTGGCGGACGTAGTGGACGATCTTGAGCGGCTGACGTTCGGCGAGGAGAGCCACCGGGAGGGCGCCCACCGGGACGCCTCACCGGCAGGCCGGCGTGAGCGTGGTGACCAGCACATCCCGGCGCGCGGGCCGGGACGCATCCAACGGGCGGATGGGTGA
- a CDS encoding Ig-like domain repeat protein, giving the protein MAAIRGLAVAPFSAAFSTVTIPAGTSPLAVTVAPNGNVYVGNANSNNVTVISSTTNTVLATVPAGSNPAMIAVAQNGNVYVTNQSSNNVTVISSATNTVLATVPVGGGPFALAVAPNGNVYVANSTSNNVTVISSATNTVLATVPVGAVPDAVAVAANGNVYVANRNANTVTVISSATNTVLTTLPTGGFPGAAAVAQNGNVYIANQSSNNVTVIDSATNTVVATVPAGTVPGVIAVAPNGNVYVTNTVSNNVTVIGSATNTVLATVPTGLGPFGVAVAPTGNVYVGNSNSNNVTVISSATNTVLATVPVGAFPFSVAAAQNSNVYVTNANSANVTEISPLTVTTSPASPVCGQPVTFNISGGTPNGTAVVNFGDAGPTVTVPLDATGSGQTTHTYTAGTFTATVNGNPTSVTVSPNPTTTTLSVTPNPSACGQSVTVCATITPAPGTTSVPTGTVTFTLPNSQTQMVPVNASGQACFATTALTTGTLTAVYSGDSCFTGSNASTPVTVSPNPTTLTAQPGTIRLRLTPLPEFYIPTLSATLTTTSGMPVAGQPVTFTATTLFGPVNLGTAVTDANGTATLHNAIVPVFAIATPFYTATFAGTACYTPATAHGILLFIPLPG; this is encoded by the coding sequence GTGGCCGCGATCCGGGGGCTTGCGGTCGCGCCCTTCAGTGCGGCGTTCTCCACGGTGACGATCCCGGCGGGCACGAGCCCGCTGGCGGTGACGGTGGCGCCGAACGGCAACGTCTACGTCGGCAACGCGAATTCCAACAACGTGACGGTGATCAGCAGCACCACGAACACCGTCCTGGCCACCGTCCCCGCCGGCAGCAACCCGGCCATGATTGCGGTGGCGCAGAACGGCAACGTCTACGTCACCAACCAGAGCTCGAACAACGTGACGGTGATCAGCAGCGCCACGAACACGGTCCTGGCCACCGTCCCCGTCGGCGGGGGCCCGTTCGCGCTGGCGGTGGCGCCGAACGGCAACGTCTACGTCGCCAACAGCACTTCCAACAACGTGACGGTGATCAGCAGCGCCACGAACACGGTCCTGGCCACCGTCCCCGTCGGCGCGGTCCCGGACGCGGTGGCGGTGGCGGCGAACGGCAACGTCTACGTCGCCAACCGGAACGCGAACACCGTGACGGTGATCAGCAGCGCCACGAACACCGTCCTGACCACCCTCCCCACCGGTGGGTTCCCGGGCGCGGCGGCGGTGGCGCAGAACGGCAACGTCTACATCGCCAACCAGAGCTCGAACAACGTGACGGTGATCGACAGCGCCACGAACACGGTCGTGGCCACCGTCCCCGCCGGCACGGTCCCGGGAGTGATCGCGGTGGCGCCGAACGGCAACGTCTACGTCACCAACACCGTTTCGAACAACGTGACGGTGATCGGCAGCGCCACGAACACGGTCCTGGCCACCGTCCCCACCGGCTTGGGCCCGTTCGGAGTGGCGGTGGCGCCGACCGGCAACGTCTACGTCGGCAACAGCAATTCCAACAACGTGACGGTGATCAGCAGCGCCACGAACACCGTCCTGGCCACCGTCCCCGTCGGCGCGTTCCCGTTCTCGGTGGCGGCGGCGCAGAACAGCAACGTCTATGTCACCAACGCCAATTCGGCAAACGTGACGGAGATTTCGCCGTTGACGGTGACGACCTCGCCGGCGTCGCCGGTGTGCGGGCAACCGGTGACGTTCAACATTTCCGGGGGGACTCCCAACGGGACGGCGGTGGTGAACTTCGGGGACGCCGGCCCCACGGTCACCGTCCCCCTGGACGCCACCGGGAGCGGGCAGACCACCCACACCTACACCGCGGGTACGTTCACCGCGACCGTGAACGGCAACCCCACCTCCGTCACCGTGAGCCCCAACCCCACAACGACGACGCTGTCGGTGACGCCGAACCCCTCCGCCTGCGGGCAGAGTGTGACCGTATGCGCCACCATCACCCCGGCACCAGGCACCACCTCCGTGCCGACCGGCACGGTCACCTTCACCCTCCCCAACAGCCAGACCCAGATGGTCCCCGTCAACGCATCGGGGCAGGCCTGCTTCGCCACCACCGCGCTGACCACCGGCACCCTCACCGCCGTCTATAGCGGTGACAGCTGCTTCACCGGCTCCAACGCCAGCACCCCCGTCACCGTGAGCCCCAACCCCACAACGCTGACCGCGCAGCCAGGCACGATCCGGCTCCGGCTGACCCCGCTGCCCGAGTTCTACATCCCCACCCTCAGCGCCACCCTGACGACCACCTCGGGGATGCCGGTGGCCGGTCAGCCGGTGACCTTCACCGCCACCACGCTCTTCGGCCCGGTCAACCTCGGCACCGCCGTCACCGACGCCAACGGCACCGCCACCCTCCACAACGCCATCGTCCCCGTCTTCGCCATCGCCACCCCCTTCTACACCGCCACCTTCGCCGGCACTGCCTGCTACACCCCCGCCACCGCCCACGGCATCCTGCTGTTCATCCCCCTCCCGGGCTGA
- a CDS encoding iron-containing redox enzyme family protein — protein MKAGLGAARPGKPQLPRARGYLSDTVISWLRTGEGPLPTREEVQREDPYAADLQLALYVLYELHYQGFDGVDDDREWAPAPLSARRHLEERFLRALRADVPALGAQEAMASLLTEPADDGSSSVSHYLKREGRLWQLREYAALRSLYHLKEADPHAWVLPRLRGRAKAGMAAIEFDEFGAGHAEDIHAQLFADLMADLALETAYGHYLDLAPAETLALVNLMSLLGLHRSLRGALIGHFATVEVTSSPGSRRLAEAMRRTGAGPAAERFYDEHVEADAVHEQVVRTEVVDGLLKDEPDLEPDVAFGISATTLLEARLAAYLLAAWRANRTALPAPLPRVRARSPARSET, from the coding sequence GTGAAGGCCGGCCTCGGAGCCGCCCGGCCCGGCAAGCCACAGCTTCCGCGAGCGCGCGGCTACCTGTCCGACACGGTGATCTCGTGGCTCCGCACCGGGGAGGGGCCCTTGCCCACGCGCGAGGAGGTCCAGCGCGAGGACCCGTACGCGGCAGATCTCCAGCTCGCCCTGTACGTGCTGTATGAACTGCACTATCAGGGGTTCGACGGCGTGGACGACGACCGCGAATGGGCTCCGGCACCACTGTCGGCGCGACGTCACCTGGAGGAGCGGTTCCTCCGGGCCCTCCGAGCCGACGTCCCGGCGCTCGGCGCGCAGGAGGCGATGGCGAGCCTGCTGACCGAGCCCGCCGACGACGGCAGCAGCAGCGTCAGCCACTACTTGAAGCGCGAGGGCCGGCTGTGGCAGCTGAGGGAATACGCGGCCCTCCGCTCGCTGTACCACCTCAAGGAAGCGGACCCGCACGCCTGGGTCCTTCCCCGGCTGCGGGGACGCGCCAAGGCGGGGATGGCCGCCATCGAATTCGACGAGTTCGGCGCGGGACACGCCGAAGACATCCACGCGCAGCTCTTCGCCGACCTCATGGCAGACCTCGCCCTGGAGACCGCGTATGGCCACTACCTCGACCTGGCGCCCGCCGAAACTCTCGCCCTCGTCAATCTCATGTCCCTGCTGGGACTGCACCGATCTCTGCGCGGGGCCCTGATCGGCCACTTCGCCACGGTCGAGGTGACCTCGTCGCCAGGATCACGACGTCTCGCGGAAGCCATGCGTCGTACAGGTGCCGGCCCCGCTGCGGAGAGGTTCTACGACGAGCACGTCGAAGCCGATGCCGTCCACGAACAGGTCGTCCGCACAGAAGTGGTCGATGGTCTGCTCAAGGACGAGCCGGATCTGGAACCCGATGTCGCCTTCGGAATCAGTGCCACCACGCTTCTCGAGGCCCGACTTGCCGCATATCTGCTTGCCGCCTGGCGGGCGAACCGCACCGCACTGCCGGCACCGTTGCCGCGCGTCCGCGCCCGCAGCCCCGCAAGGAGCGAGACCTGA
- a CDS encoding endonuclease, which yields MGGTSGRALARTLVERHGRTYAEESGIRLRNTPQPLYQVLVLAHLLSARIRASVAVASARALFDAGMRSPRRMADATWQQRVDALGEGGYRRYDERTSTQLGDAAELLLEEYKGDLRRMRDAAGGDLGKLREALRKVPGLGPAGSDIFLREVQGVWTEFAPHLDAKAVQGAERLGLPTDSGKLARLVQEGDVAAFASALVRASLDKSVVDDTRRAADG from the coding sequence ATGGGCGGCACTTCGGGCCGGGCCCTTGCCCGCACGCTGGTGGAGCGACACGGCCGGACCTATGCGGAGGAGAGCGGTATCCGGCTGCGCAATACCCCGCAGCCGCTCTACCAGGTACTGGTGCTGGCCCATCTGCTCAGTGCCCGCATCCGCGCGTCGGTGGCTGTGGCATCGGCGCGTGCTCTGTTCGATGCGGGGATGCGTTCGCCACGGCGGATGGCGGACGCTACCTGGCAGCAACGGGTCGATGCCCTGGGCGAGGGCGGCTACCGACGTTACGACGAGCGCACTTCTACCCAGCTCGGTGACGCCGCGGAGCTTCTACTGGAGGAGTACAAGGGCGATCTGCGGCGGATGCGGGATGCTGCGGGCGGCGACCTCGGGAAATTGCGGGAGGCCTTGCGGAAAGTCCCCGGCCTCGGGCCGGCGGGTTCCGACATCTTCCTTCGCGAGGTGCAGGGCGTCTGGACCGAGTTCGCCCCGCACCTCGACGCCAAGGCCGTGCAGGGGGCTGAGCGGCTGGGCTTGCCAACGGACAGTGGCAAGCTGGCGAGGCTGGTCCAGGAGGGCGACGTAGCTGCGTTCGCGTCGGCGCTGGTGCGAGCTTCTTTGGACAAGTCGGTGGTGGACGATACGCGGCGGGCGGCTGACGGCTGA
- a CDS encoding VOC family protein, with product MSNSSSLITHLRHIDVAMPNFAEQRQFYTELWGLTETAGDTGVSFLAAEGSPEQYVVRLREDAHKRTDLIAFGAAGAGDVDTLAAQLIAQGVRLVHEPKRLDTPGGGYAVRFFDNEGRVVEVSADVAARRHRRIEAREPIPVRLSHVLMNSPTPEATVAWYIRHLGFRLSDTMCRGDRGEIMWFLRCNPFHHSFGIVRGPHAAFHHASFEMRGVDEFMRGTGRMRRRGVERLWGPGRHRAGDNSFSYFLDRAGNTVEYTTELEILDEDTWHPHLYDLRDPANADEWGTANEMDEFIAAKSHNDVDPGLFVAPPM from the coding sequence ATGAGCAACAGCAGCAGCCTGATCACCCATCTGCGGCACATCGATGTCGCCATGCCGAACTTCGCCGAGCAGCGTCAGTTCTACACCGAGCTGTGGGGGCTGACGGAGACCGCCGGTGACACCGGTGTCTCGTTCCTGGCGGCCGAAGGCTCCCCTGAGCAGTACGTGGTGCGACTGCGCGAGGACGCCCACAAGCGCACCGACCTGATCGCCTTCGGCGCCGCCGGCGCGGGCGATGTCGACACCCTGGCGGCTCAGCTGATCGCGCAGGGCGTGCGGCTGGTCCACGAACCGAAGCGGCTGGACACACCCGGGGGCGGCTACGCGGTGCGTTTCTTCGACAACGAGGGCCGCGTGGTGGAGGTCTCCGCCGACGTCGCCGCGCGCCGGCACCGCAGGATCGAGGCCCGCGAGCCGATCCCCGTACGCCTCTCCCACGTCCTGATGAACTCTCCCACCCCCGAGGCCACGGTTGCCTGGTACATCAGGCACCTGGGGTTCCGTCTCTCGGACACCATGTGCCGGGGCGACCGCGGCGAGATCATGTGGTTCCTGCGGTGCAACCCCTTCCACCACAGCTTCGGTATCGTGCGCGGGCCGCACGCGGCCTTCCACCACGCCTCCTTCGAGATGCGCGGAGTCGACGAGTTCATGCGCGGCACCGGCCGGATGCGGCGCAGGGGCGTCGAGCGGCTGTGGGGGCCGGGCAGGCACCGTGCCGGCGACAACTCCTTCAGCTACTTCCTCGACCGGGCCGGCAACACCGTCGAGTACACCACCGAGCTGGAGATCCTGGACGAGGACACCTGGCACCCCCACCTCTACGACCTGCGCGACCCCGCCAATGCGGATGAGTGGGGTACGGCCAACGAAATGGACGAGTTCATCGCCGCCAAGTCCCACAACGACGTGGACCCGGGGCTGTTCGTCGCCCCGCCGATGTGA
- a CDS encoding CDGSH iron-sulfur domain-containing protein, which yields MPRTPERPRRVTLVRNGPLLVEGPVEVVGDDGSVSVSRRFTVAICMCRRSRSYPWCDTSHRNHSKLSSDRAAGTRCPAADRGSKGDQR from the coding sequence GTGCCGAGAACTCCTGAGCGTCCACGCCGCGTCACCCTCGTCCGAAACGGCCCGCTCCTGGTGGAGGGGCCGGTGGAAGTGGTCGGTGACGACGGTTCGGTATCCGTCTCCCGACGCTTCACCGTCGCGATCTGCATGTGCCGGCGCAGCCGGAGCTACCCCTGGTGCGACACCAGCCACCGCAATCATTCGAAACTCTCGTCCGACCGCGCCGCCGGCACCCGCTGCCCGGCAGCCGACCGGGGCTCCAAAGGAGATCAGCGGTGA
- a CDS encoding plasmid stabilization protein produces MPAGSSKKRERQYEHIKEQAEERGTSEKRAKEIAARTVNKERARSGEAKSASKTSTRDRKSAPQRGGERSHKGPGGPTKDQLYEEAKKKNVDGRSHMNKEELRKALGR; encoded by the coding sequence GTGCCTGCGGGGTCGAGTAAGAAACGTGAGCGGCAGTACGAGCACATCAAGGAACAGGCCGAGGAACGGGGCACGTCCGAGAAGCGGGCGAAGGAGATCGCCGCGCGCACCGTCAACAAGGAACGGGCCCGCTCCGGCGAGGCGAAGTCAGCGAGCAAGACCTCCACCCGGGATCGGAAATCCGCCCCACAGCGTGGCGGAGAGCGCTCCCACAAGGGGCCCGGGGGCCCCACCAAGGACCAGCTGTACGAGGAGGCCAAGAAGAAGAACGTCGACGGCCGCTCCCACATGAACAAGGAAGAGCTGCGCAAGGCCCTCGGCCGCTGA
- a CDS encoding O-methyltransferase, producing MEHGLAELLGELEEFGSTNDAATDDRSRKMLNITHDTGVFLALLVKASKAKKVLEIGTSNGYSTLWLADAVGEGGSVTTIEKAPDKRAMAERNFQRAGLGPRIQQIGDEAGRFLATREAGEYDFIFLDSDRGQYAGWWPLLQRILAPGHLLVVDNATSHAHQMEDFTRLVTASDGYLSSLSPIGKGELVILKEDV from the coding sequence ATGGAACACGGTCTCGCCGAACTGCTGGGTGAGTTGGAGGAATTCGGCAGTACCAACGATGCGGCGACGGACGACCGAAGCCGGAAGATGCTGAACATCACGCACGACACCGGCGTGTTCCTCGCCTTACTTGTCAAGGCATCCAAGGCCAAGAAGGTGCTGGAGATCGGGACGTCGAACGGCTACTCGACGCTGTGGCTCGCCGACGCCGTGGGCGAGGGCGGCTCGGTCACCACCATCGAAAAGGCGCCTGACAAGCGCGCGATGGCAGAGCGGAACTTTCAGCGTGCCGGGCTCGGCCCCCGCATTCAGCAGATCGGCGACGAGGCCGGCCGCTTCCTCGCAACGCGCGAAGCGGGCGAGTACGACTTCATTTTCCTGGACAGCGATCGCGGACAGTACGCCGGCTGGTGGCCCTTGCTACAGCGGATCCTCGCTCCCGGCCACCTCCTCGTGGTCGACAACGCGACCTCCCATGCCCACCAGATGGAAGACTTCACCCGGCTGGTCACGGCCTCGGACGGCTACCTCAGCTCGCTTTCCCCGATCGGCAAGGGCGAGTTGGTCATCCTGAAGGAGGACGTGTAA
- a CDS encoding FAD-dependent monooxygenase, whose amino-acid sequence MNSCRGARTAMIVGAGVAGLTAAAALAGAGWQVEIAEASPSRATSGWGLCLTGPALRALAGLGLADDCLAAGYGMSVITHVDVDGEPAGRARLPSLIGARRPAMAGIARPVLHRILHAEAERRGVVVRHGLTVTAVDQEGELVHVQLSDGSVRQVALLVGADGIRSSTRSLLGLAASLDYHGQMVWRALVPRPQWATGIHQFAGKAGTAGLVPLSVSQAYVFLTENGVERSVLPEAELVPRLQQMLETFPGRVAEVLPLVSASESVVRRPVLTAFLAGAWNRGSGVVIGDAAHAPAPQMASGAALAIEDGLVLAEELGRHRPVGAGLEAFVRRRGQRCRTLVETSVTIAGLERAQRHRETYPLTEAGHRLMAEPA is encoded by the coding sequence ATGAACAGCTGTCGCGGTGCGCGCACCGCCATGATCGTGGGAGCGGGCGTCGCCGGTCTGACAGCGGCCGCCGCCCTGGCAGGCGCGGGATGGCAGGTGGAGATCGCCGAGGCCAGCCCGTCCAGGGCGACTTCCGGATGGGGGTTGTGCCTGACCGGTCCTGCCCTGCGCGCGCTGGCCGGGCTGGGTCTCGCGGACGACTGTCTGGCCGCGGGCTACGGCATGAGCGTGATCACGCACGTGGACGTGGACGGCGAACCCGCGGGCCGGGCCCGGCTGCCGAGCTTGATCGGTGCGCGGCGGCCGGCGATGGCCGGCATAGCGCGCCCCGTGCTGCACCGCATCCTGCACGCGGAAGCCGAGCGGCGCGGCGTCGTCGTACGACACGGGCTGACCGTCACGGCGGTGGACCAGGAGGGAGAACTGGTCCACGTGCAGTTGTCGGACGGGTCGGTCCGGCAGGTCGCGCTGTTGGTGGGCGCGGACGGGATCCGCTCATCGACGCGGAGCCTGCTGGGCCTTGCGGCCTCGCTCGACTATCACGGGCAGATGGTCTGGCGGGCTCTGGTGCCCCGCCCGCAGTGGGCCACCGGGATCCACCAGTTCGCCGGGAAGGCCGGCACGGCCGGCCTGGTGCCCCTCTCGGTCAGCCAGGCGTACGTGTTCCTGACGGAGAACGGAGTGGAGCGGAGCGTCCTGCCCGAGGCCGAACTCGTCCCGCGCCTGCAGCAGATGCTGGAAACCTTCCCGGGCAGGGTGGCGGAAGTCCTCCCTCTGGTGTCCGCGTCGGAGTCGGTGGTGCGCCGCCCGGTGCTGACCGCGTTCCTGGCGGGCGCCTGGAACCGGGGCAGCGGCGTCGTCATCGGTGACGCCGCGCACGCTCCCGCACCGCAGATGGCGAGCGGCGCGGCTCTGGCCATCGAGGACGGGCTGGTGCTGGCCGAAGAGCTCGGGCGGCACAGGCCGGTCGGGGCGGGGCTCGAGGCGTTCGTGAGACGGCGCGGGCAGCGGTGCCGAACGCTCGTGGAGACCTCGGTGACGATCGCCGGCCTGGAACGTGCGCAGCGCCATCGCGAAACGTATCCGCTGACGGAGGCCGGTCACCGGCTCATGGCCGAGCCCGCGTGA
- a CDS encoding AraC family transcriptional regulator — protein sequence MNAVPEPLRTYLISKSRNPVDLLNAATLIFGGSIATSPLDGLGSGDHELRGVAAHGFAVGYFVSPLDVRVASAEGRRSYFVNIGVSGAISAARGSLRATLDRSTAGVVNPGDSQELRPVPARGTRFLGLRLDAALVDQEFSALTGHPPLSPIRFDFALDLATSKGRAVRLLVRALLEQLDSGDPLFQRTDVQRSQLRALVTALLLTQPHSHTAELRDGPPPGHPRAVRAALAFIEANLTEHISLGDIARAAHCSPRTISSAFRNRLGLPPLSYVRNLRLDRIRADILASTDPIGTIAYRWGVSHLGRFASAYRDRFAELPSDTAARR from the coding sequence GTGAACGCCGTGCCGGAGCCGCTGCGCACCTACCTCATCAGCAAATCCCGGAACCCCGTCGACCTGCTGAACGCCGCCACCCTGATCTTCGGCGGCTCCATCGCCACATCGCCGCTGGACGGCCTGGGCAGCGGCGATCACGAACTGCGCGGCGTGGCCGCCCACGGCTTCGCAGTGGGCTACTTCGTCTCGCCGCTCGACGTGCGCGTCGCCTCGGCCGAGGGCCGCAGGTCCTACTTCGTCAACATCGGCGTCTCCGGCGCGATCTCGGCAGCGCGCGGCAGCCTGCGGGCGACCTTGGACAGGTCGACGGCGGGAGTCGTCAACCCCGGGGACTCCCAGGAACTGCGGCCCGTGCCTGCCCGCGGGACGCGGTTCCTGGGGCTGCGCCTCGACGCCGCCCTGGTCGACCAGGAGTTCAGTGCGCTGACCGGGCACCCGCCGCTGTCCCCCATACGCTTCGACTTCGCCCTGGACCTGGCCACGTCCAAGGGCCGGGCGGTGCGGCTGCTGGTCCGTGCCCTGCTCGAACAGCTGGACTCGGGAGACCCCCTCTTCCAGCGCACGGACGTGCAGCGCAGCCAGCTGCGGGCCCTCGTCACCGCCCTGCTCCTGACCCAGCCGCACTCGCACACGGCCGAGCTGCGCGACGGCCCTCCCCCCGGCCACCCGCGTGCGGTGCGCGCAGCCCTCGCGTTCATCGAGGCGAACCTCACCGAACACATCAGCCTCGGTGACATCGCTCGGGCCGCCCACTGCAGCCCTCGCACCATCAGCTCGGCGTTCCGCAACCGGCTCGGCCTTCCGCCCCTGTCCTACGTCCGCAACCTCCGGCTCGACCGGATCCGTGCGGACATCCTCGCCTCCACCGACCCCATCGGCACGATCGCCTACCGGTGGGGCGTCTCGCACCTCGGCCGCTTCGCGAGCGCCTATCGCGACCGCTTCGCCGAACTCCCCTCCGACACCGCGGCCCGGAGGTAA
- a CDS encoding DUF1648 domain-containing protein produces the protein MVLSSPVRLWLLPNATLLTALAVWGIIRYPQLPGRIPQHIGTDGVDAWTNRSVGSAFVLVFVHIGVTVLLTACAELTLRVTPSAELPDNVAPFGNGLVRSSLNRPRTRASALRTARALLAFNACVGMSLLIGCAVLWRSAPEPEVSGWLFIAMIAPILAGTALTVASAVRDRRAPAH, from the coding sequence ATGGTCTTGTCATCTCCCGTACGCCTGTGGCTCCTCCCCAACGCCACTCTTCTGACCGCACTGGCCGTCTGGGGCATCATCCGCTATCCGCAGCTGCCGGGCCGGATACCGCAGCACATCGGCACCGATGGGGTGGACGCCTGGACGAACCGGTCCGTCGGTAGCGCCTTCGTCCTCGTATTCGTGCACATCGGCGTCACTGTCCTGCTGACCGCCTGCGCAGAGCTGACGCTGCGGGTAACTCCAAGCGCCGAACTCCCCGACAACGTTGCGCCCTTCGGCAACGGGCTCGTGAGGTCGTCGCTCAACCGGCCTCGCACACGGGCCTCCGCCCTCCGGACCGCCCGGGCGTTGTTGGCATTCAACGCCTGCGTGGGCATGTCGCTCCTGATCGGCTGCGCAGTCTTGTGGCGTTCGGCGCCGGAGCCAGAGGTATCCGGCTGGCTGTTCATCGCGATGATCGCGCCGATCCTCGCCGGGACTGCGCTGACGGTGGCATCCGCCGTTCGCGACCGCCGGGCACCTGCACACTGA